The sequence gatatggttgaaggtaaacatgtagaagcagaagggtctagggctgaggtggaagataaaacatttgaggtgtgacaggaaagatgtgggtcaaaggaggatggaatgtctgtttggctgtgagaggaggatgcgaagctggtttctgaactgaacctattgaagaatgtgttcagttcattggctctgtccagacctccatcggtctgatcttctctctgcttgaagcctgtgatcttcttcatccctgtccacacatctctgatattgttttgctggagcctgctctccagcttcttcttgtacacctccttgctgtctcttatcttgactttaagttgcttctgtaaactcctcaataattctctgtctctctctctgaaggctctttttttcttgttaagcaggtccttcaggtcactggtgatccaaggtttgttattggggaagcatctcacggttctggtggggatgatgttatccacacagaagtttatatagtcggttacacactcagtcatggcattgatgtcctctccatgtggctggcacagtgcgtcccagtctgtagcctcaaagcaaccttgcagagcttcttcagaaAAGTCAGAATTATAGCCATAAATTTACAAACACTGTCTAAGAAGACAGATAATTTAATTAACATTGTCTGggattaaatcagattaaactttTGAACTGTATcacttgggtcaaatgtttctcactatagtttgctggaattatGGCCCATTCCTTATAGAACTGGTCTAAATGGGTCAGGTTTTTAGACCCCTTCGTTTGCATGCACCTTTTAAGCTCTGCTTACATATTTTCTATGGGACTTAGTTTAGGGCTCTAAAATATTACCTTTGGTAATTTTGAAGATTTTTGCTCAAACTTTGTTTTCCTGGCTCATGTCTGGAACACTCATGCCTTAACATTTCAACATGATGCTCTTTCCTCATAATGCCATctaatttgtgaagtgcacctgTCAGTCCTGGAGCAAAACACTCACACATAACATGCTACCACTCCCGTAGAGTTGaaatggtgttctcaggcttgcaaacCTACCCCCTTTACATCCAAAATAATGATGGTCATTATGTCCAAACACTTTAATTTCATCAGATCACAGGACAATTCTTTAAAGAGACTTGATTgattgcatttgcaaactgcaaTCTGGCTTTTTTACTTTGCTTTTGGAATAatagcttcttcctctctgataGGCCTTCCAGTCCACGGTGGGACAAGAATCCTTTCACTGTAGATAAAGACACTTACTTACCTGCCTAAGCCAGCAACTTCACTAGGTCCTTTGCCTTTGTTTTGGGGTTAATTCACATATTTTGCTGTTTATAGTTGAGTATAATTTAAACCGATACATGTGGTACCTGTAGGCATCTGGACATTGTACCCAACAACCAAACCTATAGAGGTTCACATTTCTTTTCCCcatatcttggctgatttatttgaatatttccacaatgtcaaaaaaggaaactgtgtttgaggtgtttctctAAATTACATCTACAGGTATACCTTCATTTAACTCAGTTGTTGTGAAACAACCCAAAGCTTATAAAGCCTTGACTTATCTTTCCTCAAACAAATTTTCTCATTATTGTGggatttagcaaatagaaataatttatgTAATCCATACCGACGTAAATCTGGAAAATATTTGTCTATTTTAACATCAGACTGTGACAAAAAAGGTTATGTTACATTGTGTATGTAAAAAAATCTAGATTCAACTCTATGTAGccttttgtttgattttcctTAACAAAAACTACATCTTATCAGAATTGTCTGTCCTTGTTAGTCAGAAACCCCTGTGGTCAGCTGAACAAACTGTCTCAGTGGAAGAACAGACAGTCAAGAATTGCTACCAGTAACTTTGAAGGACTTCCTTGTGCTTCAGCCGAGTGTCCTTGGCAGGTAAGGGGAGCCCAGTCCAATGAGCACCTTGCACATGTCTGTTTTGTGTTCCCATATCTCCATCCTTTTACCAGGCTCTCCTGAAGAGTCCAGAGTCTGAAGGCTACTGTAGTGGAGTAATTCTGAAGGAGAACCTGGTCTTGACTTCAGCCCAGTGTGCCATGAAATATACCTCCTTCCAGGTGGCAGTTGGTGAGTGTGGTGGACAAGAGTGTTGTATTGAATTCAAATTGTATGTATTTAATCAATTATTTACTCTCATATATTTGTCAATCAGTCATTTATTaatctgatgttttttcttGACCTTCCTAAGAAAACTGATACAAAAAGACCAGCGCTGATTGATTTCATTAATgatgaatttattatttatttaaacttgtCCATATTTATGTGGGTTTACTTTTTCTAAATGAGTATTAGACGAACtaacaacaaacataaaaacaaacaaatgaacatgTCAAAAAGGGTCTGAAGTACTGAAGAAAGGTTCAGGAGAGTAATTATTTAATGGATGAAGCTACAGTGGTTAATCAGACTTCATCAGATATCACTCATAAAAACACGAATAAAATGATCTTTGcctatctgatttttttttttttaaatctgagcTAAGAGGAATGTTATATCTGTTCTTAACCAGTTCCAGATTAGCAGAGTAACACTGAATTTTCCCACCTCATGTCTGACTGGGAACAGCATCTCTTGCTTTCTGGATCTCAGGCTCTCAGCCAGAGGGCAGGAGAAAGGTCCAGCTCttcatctctctctttctgtctctctctcttactGTTGTAAGATGTAACGAGCTTTTCAGATCCCAGCAGGGACTGTGACTCAGTATAAGAACAGAGGAAAAGAGAAGCTTACTTGCTGGGTTTAGCTATAGGATGTTTCCAGTGCATCTCTTTCAGGAGTTACAAAGAAACTCAAATTTCTTCTTACAAATCTGTGGATCAAAATTTCTCAAAAATGTCTGCAGGGAGACAAACAGGCaatattaatgaaaacagtcaTGTTAGGCACAGTTAATCAGCCTGGACCATGCTATTTCAAAAGTCTCTTTCCAGATCGTTGTGCCATGTCCTAGATGTTCAACCAAAAAGTAGAGTTAGAAcctgaagatgaatgaaatttgAGAAAAGTGAAATAATGCAGATTGTATTGaaatatgaagaaaacagataaaaatgagATAATATATGAATTAATGCATGATGGTACACTAAGAGAATGAAAAAAATTGGGTTCATATAATTTGCTTTGTCttagcaacaaaataaaaaatatacaaaaaaaaaaacaacatttagtttATGTCTCAAAATTAATTTGATAAGTTTTAAAGGTAGTTTACAGGAGTTAGTGCCTTCTAGTGGCAAATCTCCAGACTGAACCCAGGTTTAAATCAGGAATTTGCAAATGGTTGGAAATTATAACAGCGTAAAATTATCAGTGAAAGATACTTGGTGTCTGTTGATAATATATTGCTCATTCTAATATATAAAACCACATATATTCTAATTTCAAAGTCACGTTGAACTTATGAAAACTGACTAATAATGTTGATCTGTAATATTTCGTTTCTGCctgaaattaaattgaattagtATGACAtaaaaaagtttacattttatttataaacataATGATACCATGATTTCACTGAGGTATAATACATATACCTCAATAATGTCTCATAGCAATGTACTGTAAAATTATTGCTAATTTACTGTTAGGAAAGTACTATAATTTGTTTCATGGGTATGTTCAGTCTACTATCTGGCACGTTACTACAGTGATTGTGAAAAGTATTGATACCTCATGGCATTTTTTGCATTTCCTCATATTGTAAccccaaactttaatgtattttatttaggttttctgTGATTAaaaactccatccatccattgtctttcgCTTATCCAAGATCAGGTCACGGGGATCTAGGGGGAAACCACCAAGGTCAGTCAGAATGggtggagagtgtctgtgaacatcaaattTAAAGTCTTCttatcaattggatttaggtttgctctttgactgggccatttcaaCACccgagtgtttttttttatctaaacccCTCCATcgcagctctggctgtgtgtttagggtcgttgttctgcaggaaggtgaaccttcatccaagtctcaaatctttgcagcctctaacttattttctttcaggattaccttgtatttagctccattcatctttgcaTCGTTCctaccagcttctctgtccctgttgaagaagaGTTTCCCCACACtatgatgatgccaccaccattttttcTCCTTGGGTATGATGTGTCTAGGgtgcagtgttttgcatgtaggccagaaaaTTCAATGTCGGTGTCATCTAACCAGAGCAGCCTCTTCCACGCTTTCCGTATTCCTTACATTGCCACCAAAAATTTCAAAGGGGACAACTTATTTCAACATTAACTTTCttttttgccccttttccatacAGGGGTATGGCCACAGGGGTGGCTGGGGGTGGTACCTGGTGCCTTCaatgattaatgctctctttgcctgGTCTGTCAGTTAAGGTGGATGTATGTGTCTTGGTACTTTATGGATGTGCCACACTCTTTACATATTATGAATGACAATGAACAGTGCGAAGTgatatgtttaaagcttggtatatttgttttataccCCAATTCTGCTTAAAAACCAATCAACTGACCGATCCAgcatgttccttggtcttcacaatGCACTAATGTTTTCTACAACACCCTCTGAGATTTTAACAGAATAGCTGTTTGTACTgagattttattaataaattatggCCAAGCGTACTAATTATGTGGCTTCTAAAGGCTGGATTTTATGtaaggtatcagagtaaatggggctcAAAAAATGCACAAACATGCATGCAAAGCAGTACAAACAACACACTTCTTTGTGTAACTTGGTCACACACAAATCTAATTAAATAACCtttcataacactgaagtttgtaATACTTTCTCCAGACATTGTATGTGTCGTGAATCTGGGCACTGCTTTGTGCACCTCGAATTAACTAATCCTGTCATCTTTCCTTACCTGCGTCTCCTCAGGAAAGCGCAGCACAAACTATGAAGAGGGAGAGCAGATCCTGTATATGAAGCTAGTTCACCCCCACCCTCGTTACATGAGAGACCGTCCTGAAAATGACCTTGCTGTGATCGAGCTTCGCGACCGCATAGTCTTTAAGCCACACATCGTCGCAGCCTGTCTGCCAGAGAAAGACTTCGCTGAGAGCATCTTAATGTCTGGAGATTTCCCGGCTGTTGTCACCGGCTGGAAAGAACCCACGCAGGTGTCCGGGTTCCAGGGGCCGCTCACTGTTAACCAACTGCAGTTCAGCACTCCGCCTAAGTGCAGGGAGACGTACTCCAACCTGATGACCAATAAAATGGGCTGCACCACTGCTCGAGCCAATGCCGACTGCAACATGGGCTCCGGCAGCCCCTTGCTTACTCTGTACAGAGATGTGTTGTTTCTCACAGGGGTGGTGAGCCAACCAGATGGGGCTGACTGCACCAAAGGGTACATCTTCCAAAAAGTGTCGCGCCACCTCAGCTGGCTGCAGACACTCATGGATTCACGTTAGAATGGTGAAGTGAGGTAACAGATCAAGCTCGATTATAAATTTTGAATTATGCAGGTAAATATATACTAAaaaagagaatctgttgaatATCTTTCTTTCGTTTAAATTTAGTCGTCATAagcttctgtgtgtgtgttctttttttaaatatccatGACAAAATAAACACTGGTTAATGTCTGATTTCTTCCCTGTCTGCACTTCACCTTTTATCCACAAGGTGGCTCTCTGTTAACGTCAATAGGAAGCTTTGTTCTTGCATGTGTCAAATACTCATTGGCAGTAAGACCTGTGAATTATTCAGCATGATTGTGATGTGAACATACCTTCCTGTACTATTAAAGCTATGTTATGTCTGCAACAATGTAATAGTTAACATGCACCTTAAATGACTCCTGGTAATCATGGTTTCATGAATGTAATAAACCAGAAAACCCAAATTTTCATGGTTTTTGTATCTGATTTATATTAATGTAGCACATTATTTCTCACAGATATGGAGGAAAAGCAGTTTATAGATATTTGGGACATAGCTCATTTATAGACAAGACACATATGGAGTTTCCATTTTGAACATTTGTGTGCgatatctttttaatttttttactttcattgtAAATTTTATTGTCAAGATCCGAAACCTCGATATTAATCTGCAATAATACTATGTAAATTAGGGCACTACAGAACAATCTAACCCAGGCTATACTCACTGCTAAATGTAGTGCAAGAAAATATTTGCACTCCTATAGAATTCTTCTTTAATATAAAAGATAAGTAAAGACAAAAAAGCCTTTTCTAAATGGAGATTTTAATTATTAAGAGAAAATTGTTATTCAAACCAACCAAGCCCTATTTTATGTGTATGTCCTCTCAACCcgataactggttgtgccactcCTGGGGGCAGAACCAGTGCCATTAAGTGTTTGGGATAACTGGGAATGATTCTTTTACATCCCTGTGAAGAGATTTTGGACAACTCTTCTTTGCTGAATTGTTTAAGTCCACCATATTGGAGTGTTCTTGAATATTAACGACCTGTTTGAGGTCATCCAACAGCATTACtaatttaagtccagactttgactaggcctcttGTGATCCTACCCTtcagtgttctttttttttttgaggaaaTCAGAAgtagacttgctggtgtgcttctaGTCATTGTCcagctgcataacccaagtgcacTTACGCTGAAGGTCACAAAGAATTCATAATTTCATTATTTACAGCAAGTCTTTCAGGCCATGtaacactaccaccaccatgtttgactattAGAatgatgctgtgttcagaaatGTGGTGTTAGTTTAATCTCCTTTCCATTTTCagtacacagaatatttttctgaAGGTCTTGGGAATTATCAAGATCATTTTTGAGAAATGTATGAtgggtctttgtgttctttttggttagCTGTGGTTTTTGCATCTCCCATTTTTGAACAGTCTCTTTCCTTttgtaaaatgatttattaaaatggaattaggaaataaaaatggcaaaaagtaGGTACAAATTAATCTTATGAATTGGTAAAAGATTTATCTGACTAAGAGGAATTacttaaacaatatttaaactattttaattgGGCTTTACGCATAGTCTGACAGACATAAGATAGTATGTTTGCTCCAATAAGGTGGTTTTCAAATAACTATCAGTTTGGGAACACTGTAGGATGATGCCTCTTTGGGATCCTCTGTCAGGATTTTTACATatccaaagacatgactttcAGATGCTGGTAATACACTgtaagttttgaaaaaaaaatgtttcctctTTGTTTAGTTTTCTCATTTTAGAAGATCAAACTGCACACTATATTGTTATGGTCAAGAAGgactacacaaaaaaaaaaaaagaaaacaaaacaagtacAGAAGCTAAGCTTTGAAAAACCTTCTAAATGGCTGGAGAACTACTCATCCAGACCACTTAATTTCTTCAAGATTTTCATAAAGAAACTTTGGAGAAGAtgaccatatatatatacacacatgtggacaaaattgctggtacccctcggttaatgatagaaaaacccacaatggtcacagaaataacttgaatctgacaaaggtaataatgaatacaaattctatgaaaatgaacaaattaaagTCTGACATTgctttcaaacatgcttcaacagaatcatttaaaaaaaataaactcatgaaacaggcctggacaaaaatgatggtacccttaacttaatattttgttgcactgcaatcaaatgattcctataactgtcaatgagacttctgcacctctcagcaggtattttggtccactcctcatgagcacactgctccagt is a genomic window of Girardinichthys multiradiatus isolate DD_20200921_A chromosome X, DD_fGirMul_XY1, whole genome shotgun sequence containing:
- the LOC124863370 gene encoding coagulation factor X-like isoform X1 — protein: MHSSTTYAALLCLLAGAATAIQTPQTVFLEKQQATSLISRQKRNAGPSTLEQACMEKVCTYEEARKYFQDSYRTDIFWSVYIDGDQCAENPCMNGAMCSDSVGGYDCVCKSGFTGVHCEKDETLCTLEKHKGCSQFCKPGYTSYQCSCARGWKLKEKTKCEPAVRNPCGQLNKLSQWKNRQSRIATSNFEGLPCASAECPWQALLKSPESEGYCSGVILKENLVLTSAQCAMKYTSFQVAVGKRSTNYEEGEQILYMKLVHPHPRYMRDRPENDLAVIELRDRIVFKPHIVAACLPEKDFAESILMSGDFPAVVTGWKEPTQVSGFQGPLTVNQLQFSTPPKCRETYSNLMTNKMGCTTARANADCNMGSGSPLLTLYRDVLFLTGVVSQPDGADCTKGYIFQKVSRHLSWLQTLMDSR
- the LOC124863370 gene encoding coagulation factor X-like isoform X2, with translation MHSSTTYAALLCLLAGAATAIQTPQTVFLEKQQATSLISRQKRNAGPSTLEQACMEKVCTYEEARKYFQDSYRTDIFWSVYIDGDQCAENPCMNGAMCSDSVGGYDCVCKSGFTGVHCEKDETLCTLEKHKGCSQFCKPGYTSYQCSCARGWKLKEKTKCEPAVRNPCGQLNKLSQWKNRQSRIATSNFEGLPCASAECPWQALLKSPESEGYCSGVILKENLVLTSAQCAMKYTSFQVAVGKRSTNYEEGEQILYMKLVHPHPRYMRDRPENDLAVIELRDRIVFKPHIVAACLPEKDFAESILMSGDFPAVVTGWKEPTQVSGFQGPLTVNQLQFSTPPKCRETYSNLMTNKMGCTTARANADCNMGSGSPLLTLYRDVLFLTGVVSQPDGADCTKGYIFQKVSRHLSWLQTLMDSR